A DNA window from Rhipicephalus sanguineus isolate Rsan-2018 chromosome 8, BIME_Rsan_1.4, whole genome shotgun sequence contains the following coding sequences:
- the LOC125759626 gene encoding putative nuclease HARBI1: protein MSGKGLYAFNTMITCDADLWMSVHVSWGHVMTRGYGGGALSVSTWKQNFGLLGDSSYTLEPWFLTPVPGRPARGTPDNHYNKTHTAMRNAVEWCIAVSLCTAAQASLLLVQLCTTLRWRHMSLFSKGTMTMPSCCQQQLSYHHHNGSQQQRNRVVNLF, encoded by the exons atgtcggggaagggactctacgcattcaacaccatgatc acatgtgatgccgacctctggatgtcagtccatgtttcctggggtcatgtcatgactcgtgggtatggcgggggagccctctccgtcagcacctggaagcaaaacttcggcttgcttg gagactccagctatacattagaaccgtggttcctgacaccagtgcccggacgaccagctcgtggcacccctgataaccactacaacaagacccacaccgccatgcgcaatgctgtggagtggtgcatcgctgtaagcttgtgcacagctgctcaagcatcattgctgcttgtgcagctctgcacgacattgcgttggcggcacatgagcctgttctcgaaggggacgatgacgatgccgagctgctgccagcagcagctgagctaccaccaccacaacgggagccagcagcagcgcaaccgtgtagtgaacctgttttga